The genome window AAAATCAGCTTAGTAGTTCACCTTCTGCTTATTAGTCATAAAGGTCCATTTGTCCTCATCCTTTATGTCAAGGTCAGTCACCAATTCAGTTAAAAACCACTTCCAAGTAAGCTTATTTTCAACTTCAACCACAGCAAATGCAATAGGatatagctgatcatttgggtcaatcccactgcTGCAAGTATAACACCTTTATGGGCATCTCTTAAATGACAACCATCTAATCCGATAATAGGCCTACAACCAGCTAGAAAACCTTTCTTGCATGCTGAAAGACACATGTATAATCTCTCAAATCTATCCTTTCCCTCATCATCTTCAGTTACAGTCATGAACACATTTGATCCGGGGTTTGCCCTTTTGACCTCTCTACAGTAGTTCCACAGCTTATTATACTGATCTACATAATCTCCTTCAATCAATTTCTCTGCCTTTTTCTTTGTCCTATATGCTTGCCATCTAGAGATGTTAACATTCATCTCATTTTTTACCTTATCTTTCAGATTACTTACCTTCATATCAAGAATAAGGGATAGCTCCTTTTGGTATCTCTCAACTAGAAATGTAGAGTTTGCAAGTCCATGATCGAAGGTTCTCCTACATGTGTGTTCAACTCGCATGCTTTTCACTTGAAATGTCATTTTGTCAAGCATAATTGCAATGGAAACTTTCCAATTGCAGTCATTGCAATATGCTATAACTCTCCTGGCATCATTTTTGctgaaattcatttttcttccaTGAGCCACCCCATGGCTCTTATATGCCTTGATGAATAGGTTTTTTGAAGTAAATGTCTGACCAACCTGAAATTTGGGGTCTTGCATGTCCGTATTAGGATTGAACCTTGGATATTTGACCATCTTCCTTGGCtgcattttctcttcttctgaATTGCAGGCACTATCAAAATCTTCTGATTCAGTAGCATCTTCATCAAATTCAGCTCCCACCATTTCAGGTTGACTACTTGTCGCCTTAGTAGATCCACTATTCCTCACAACTTTATCCCACTCAGCTTTTCTTTGTCTGACTTGTTGCACTATGTGCTCCTCATCACTAAATTGATAATCACTATCAATAAACCCATCATCTTCACTTGATTCCTCCTTATTTTGAGCACATGTGTTCTTGTTGCTTCTCTTCTTTGTCCCTTGCTTCCTAGTTGCTGCTTTGGTTGGTGTTCTTTTACTTGCTGTTTTGATTGGTGCTCTTTTACTTGCTGTTTTGGTTGGTATTTTTTTGCTTGCCACTGTCACCTTCgctgttttttcctttcttgaatTGCCAGATGAAGCTATATTCTCCCCTCCTAATTCAGCTCCACTTTCATGTTCACATATCCCTTTATTTTGCAGGTCCAAGTTTGTTTCCGCTGTTTCTTCAGTACAACACAAGTTTTCTAGACCTGGATCTGCTGCATTCTTGTGCCCATCAACTCCAAAATCAGTAGTATCTCTGTCAACAACTTCACTCTCAGCTTGAGTTTGACTAGTTGGAATATTTGTCAACATTATTTCTTCTACACTAGGAGACCCTTGCTGGTTTTTTGCAACGTCATCCGTACTTCACTTATACGAATCAGGTTCACAACCACTAATGGAGTACAGCTTAAGGTGCACAACAAATACATCAACCATCCCATATTTTACTCCATTTCTGGCCAAATCTTGAGCAACATCTTCACACAGAACATAAATTAACCCATCTTCCATCGTCATCCCCGGCCTTAAGTAATACTAACTCGTAGTAAACTCAGGAAAACCTAAGTTTTCTGCTATCCTATGTAAAGTACAAATTGGCCACATATCTGGATTACAATAGTCAACAATCTTGACTTGCCCCCCAACATATTTTTTGGTTGGCAAATCAGTGAATTCGCCTCCATAGTGGACCCTAATTGAAAATAGATTATTATTACCTGCCAACCATTCAGGCGACAATCatcatccaacaaaataaagaaaaggaccCAACACAGAAAAAGGACACAGCCAACATAGAAAAGGATCCAAAAATGACAACACACATGAGGGACCACAGCTACTAGCATGTATAAAAACCATTTCAGCAACCCTAATAAACATATAATAACACTTCTTACATGCGCTAATCAtgattattattactttattcactgtattaaaacatatttttcaatcgaTTAACAAACACCGTATCTTAGGGTTCAGAGATACTTACCATAATTCGGGATTTGATGGTCGTCCGCTCCACTCATTATCACGTATATTTTCTTCGATTACTGATTTGCTTCATCACCTTTGTTTGCTACTGGATTTGCGATTGGATTTGGTTTCGATTGGAAGCATTTGGTTTATCTTTGGTCCCTCACTTTTTTGTTTCTAATCCGTATGCTTTGAAGGAAGAAAGATACTGGTCCTCTATATTTTGGTTAAGATGTGAGTGACTTGCCCGTTTTGTCCCTCAAAAGTTGGTCACGCGATGTTCCCATGACTGGGTCCGTCAAGAATTCACATGGAAAAGCTATCAGGGACCAAAATTgatcatttttttattgtaataGACTAAAAATGCTCGTTTTCGTTCTGAGGAACTAAAATTTCACATCGTTAATATGTGAGGGAcgatttatgcaatttttcctaatttttataGTTAGAATAATTACATATAACCAAGATTTCATGAGACGATTGAGTAATTCTAATATTTAATGCTACAAGTAAATTTATCATGTCAATAGAAACATACGGTATTTCGAATCCATAAGTCGAAGCTGAAGAGTAATTtgcattgaaaaagaaaaaagaattgaaGAGTATTTAACTAAAATTCATTAAAAGTTATAAATGTTAATATGCTAGTGACATTTTATTAAGAACATATTGATATCAGTATTAATTATTATGCTTTTATCTTTAGCTACTTAGTGAGCatgagttttatttatttatttatttttttagggAGCACGAGTTTTAATTATATAAAGGAATTCGGTGGCAAgtttaaaatgaagaaaagaaggaagaaacaaagaaaagggaatcTAAAATGAAGTACAAGGGAAAAGACTAAAAACAATAGGCAAAGGCATGAATGCTGCAGACCATAACATGGCAAATCACGGTCCCCGGCCATTTATTTGCAGCTTGAGTATGGACCGTAATCAAAGTCAACCACCTTTTGTTAGTCAAAAATGGTGTGCTGCTGCAAGAGACCAATGCATCTTTAGATCCTGGCGGTTCTTCAACAATCGTTCCGGTTTAATGATTTAGTTGCTCAATTACCCAATTCTTTTGCTTTCCATAAAAAATACCAGCAGGTTTTTGCACTTAAGGGTTTTAGGCCTCAACCAGCCTGAAAATTTTTTAGGTTAACGGTTTTTTCGATCTTATCAAACAGTCCGGCTTGGGTTTTAAAACATTAAATTTATAACCTTGCAGCATTATTTAAGTAGAGTTATTTTTATTGGATGAATTAAAATGAGAAAGTGTCTAAAATATGGGATGGAAAAGGACCAAGAGGGACACTAGTAAGTACATGTAGTATAAAAAGAAGAGTCTGTGTTTAGTACTCTCTTTTAGGACAGTAATTAGAAAAATCCCACATTGTACActtaagaaaatgaaaaagttaATGATATTTTTTTATGGAGAAGACTTTGTAAGATCTTAAAATAGTATCCAAATGTAAtttataatatcaaaatatcaaaaagaAAGTTCGAAGGAAGTTCCAATATGAAATGAgagaatataaaaagaaaaagaaaaagaaaaagaaaaagaaaaaggtgtgAAGACGAGCCAATGATAGAGAGATGGGAGAATTTGGGAGGGATTTAAGGGCCCAGATATTCCAGAAACTAAGCAAAGCGATTCCCTTGGATTGGGTGGGAGCCGAACCCATGTGATGACCCAAATCCAGAAATTGGGTGAGCGTCGGATCTATTCCAGTGAAGATCTAGACATGACGAAGCATACTGTTTTTTGGTAATCATTAGTAATGATTTTGTTGATTAAGGTGGATCTGATCCAATGATTCTCTACATacaagtagtagtagtaatttAGGTTTTGTAGGCATTATATTATCAGAATCAAATATAGGAGCAGTACCAAAAATGGTGGATTGGATGGAGAGTGAAGAGTagattctcttttcttttttttttttttttttaattcatttctATCCTCCGTCCATGGAAGAAAAAGAGCATGTTCATAGTTAGCAAGACCATTCCAGCAAAATCCAAAATCAAATTACAAGATAACATGATACATGTAAAAACTGGAGGACTAATGGATGTATGATTTGATGTATCACTCATACTCGAAAGTTACGAAAAACTTTATTGCAGTGTATCCATATTATTTTTGCAGTTTATAGGTTCAGCAAGGCCAAAATTTCCACTACCAAGGAATTCATGGCTTCTCCCAACACTCATTTTCCACCATAACAAAAGTCATTTTGATGGCCGCTTAGGATAATCCTTTGATTCCTGCTTTGAACTTGGCATGGCTATAGCTGTGTAGAAGAAAGTAAGAGAGAAGCTTTTACTACTATCTCTTTTGCGAAAGGAAGCCTCTTCTTCAATGCAAGAAAGATTGTGTTCTGGGCTGTTCAAGGACTAGTTAGCGGGCTAAAACAAAGATGATTGACATGATAGATGGAGGGAATAGAGTGGTTGGAGAAGAACGGCAGGAGTAGGAGGAGGAGGTGGGTGGTAGCTATGTTTTCAAAATCGGACCCGGTATCGACTCAGTCGAGATCGAGGGTCAATGGGTTCAACCGGATTCGATCGGGGTTGAACcggatgatgtcataaataaaaaatatttaaaatttaaaatattatatgtaaaatatctaataacatgttaatattaataaaggtatattcatatatatatttgatgtttcaaatatatttaacaagaaagtATAAAGAAATTAGAATAATCAAGTagtaatttatattatttaataagcaTTAATAAGttcagaattaaaattatggacttaatcgaaaaataacaccaaattttaaaataacatttataaagtatgaaatatttgagatatattaataatttttaacaatctagggtcaaaacataatattaaaaacattttgacctttcaaaaaaaagttaaaaaaaaaagagagccgATTCTTATTTTTCCGGTCAAATTAGGTCAAACCCGATTTTTGATCTGGTTTGACCGAGTTTTTAATTTTCCGATTTTTAGAGTTAACTCGGATCGAACAATTGGCCGATTTCCGATTCGATCGGTTGGAACAGCCGGTCCGATCCGAATTTAAAAATAGAGGGTGGTAGGCAGTAGGAATTGATAACAGAGGAAGGagatatctaaaaatttttaaaatacccCTGTTTATTTGATCAATGAGGAGTTTGATCTATTTTCCATGATAGTGCTGCTACAGAGATCTTTA of Coffea arabica cultivar ET-39 chromosome 5c, Coffea Arabica ET-39 HiFi, whole genome shotgun sequence contains these proteins:
- the LOC113689973 gene encoding uncharacterized protein; amino-acid sequence: MLTNIPTSQTQAESEVVDRDTTDFGVDGHKNAADPGLENLCCTEETAETNLDLQNKGICEHESGAELGGENIASSGNSRKEKTAKVTVASKKIPTKTASKRAPIKTASKRTPTKAATRKQGTKKRSNKNTCAQNKEESSEDDGFIDSDYQFSDEEHIVQQVRQRKAEWDKVVRNSGSTKATSSQPEMVGAEFDEDATESEDFDSACNSEEEKMQPRKMVKYPRFNPNTDMQDPKFQVGQTFTSKNLFIKAYKSHGVAHGRKMNFSKNDARRVIAYCNDCNWKVSIAIMLDKMTFQVKSMRVEHTCRRTFDHGLANSTFLVERYQKELSLILDMKVSNLKDKVKNEMNVNISRWQAYRTKKKAEKLIEGDYVDQYNKLWNYCREVKRANPGSNVFMTVTEDDEGKDRFERLYMCLSACKKGFLAGCRPIIGLDGCHLRDAHKGVILAAVGLTQMISYILLHLLWLKLKISLLGSGF